In a genomic window of Thermoproteus tenax Kra 1:
- a CDS encoding MFS transporter, with translation MEYKRAVLLNSFIGAFMASMNISALVIALPAVFRGIDIDPFSPLGFVSMLWLILAYPFTMAIFVAIIGRLSDMYGKGRVFTLGALTFTVSSLLLGLTPGSGAFAAALLVAFRVLQGIGGSMMFSNSAAIIADVFPPNERGFAQGVVGISFSAGSIAGLLVGGALAVVDWRLVFLVNVPLGLLTTLWSYRTLFNLSQTAGGVVIDWLGASILAAGLLSALSGLTLSMMPYGGSMVGWGNPAVWALIGTGIALLALLIPLERRAASPMLRLDLFSKRQFSFGVFSAFLLFLAQGANIFVLSIFLQAVYLPMRGMPYEETPLWAGIYLIPNSVASALFAPIGGKLLNKLGARTVSTLGAVLAGIGFELLAALPLSFAYSLFAAIIALIGTGFGLFMSPNLVSILSSVPSKHRGAASGIRAMVQNVGTLMSFAIFMTLIIAGSAPLLAPALYHALLNAGVPSDDARSLLSIPPVVAFFAAFLGYNPIGTLVSLAHVQIGGTVYATITEPRFFADAIAPALLSGFHNAYHLAAIFAFAAAVLSALRGRETLLE, from the coding sequence ATGGAATACAAGCGCGCCGTTTTGTTGAACAGCTTTATCGGCGCCTTTATGGCTAGCATGAATATTTCGGCACTTGTCATAGCTCTACCTGCTGTCTTCCGCGGAATCGATATAGATCCATTCTCCCCTCTTGGCTTTGTCTCAATGCTCTGGCTGATCTTAGCCTATCCCTTCACGATGGCAATATTTGTGGCGATAATCGGACGCCTCTCTGATATGTATGGAAAAGGTAGAGTATTCACGTTGGGCGCTCTGACGTTCACCGTATCCTCTCTGCTCTTGGGGCTGACTCCAGGCAGTGGGGCATTTGCTGCAGCCCTGCTAGTCGCCTTCAGAGTGCTCCAAGGCATCGGCGGCTCCATGATGTTCTCGAACAGCGCCGCCATAATCGCCGACGTCTTTCCCCCCAACGAGAGAGGATTTGCCCAGGGCGTAGTCGGTATATCGTTCTCCGCGGGCTCCATAGCTGGCCTCCTTGTGGGCGGCGCGCTGGCCGTAGTCGACTGGCGGTTGGTCTTCCTAGTCAACGTGCCGTTGGGCCTGCTCACCACTCTGTGGTCCTATAGGACTCTCTTCAACCTCTCTCAGACGGCCGGAGGAGTTGTGATAGATTGGCTCGGCGCTTCGATTTTGGCGGCCGGCCTCTTGTCGGCTCTCTCGGGGTTGACTCTTTCCATGATGCCCTACGGTGGATCTATGGTCGGCTGGGGCAACCCCGCCGTGTGGGCGTTGATAGGCACAGGCATTGCCTTATTGGCGCTCTTGATCCCGCTCGAGAGGAGGGCGGCAAGCCCCATGCTTCGCCTGGACCTCTTCTCAAAAAGACAGTTCTCATTCGGCGTCTTTAGCGCCTTTCTACTATTCTTGGCACAAGGCGCAAATATATTCGTGCTCTCCATATTCCTCCAGGCGGTGTACTTGCCCATGAGGGGTATGCCGTACGAGGAGACCCCGCTCTGGGCCGGCATCTATTTGATACCCAATAGTGTAGCGAGCGCGCTCTTTGCCCCAATTGGGGGAAAGCTGTTGAACAAATTGGGCGCCAGGACAGTCTCGACGCTCGGCGCAGTTCTAGCCGGCATAGGCTTCGAGCTACTAGCGGCGCTACCTTTGTCCTTCGCCTACTCTCTATTTGCAGCTATAATAGCCCTCATAGGGACCGGCTTTGGGCTTTTTATGAGCCCGAACCTAGTTTCCATCCTCAGCTCAGTGCCGTCGAAACACAGAGGCGCTGCATCCGGCATTAGGGCCATGGTGCAGAACGTGGGAACTCTGATGAGCTTTGCGATCTTCATGACTCTCATCATCGCAGGCTCAGCGCCGCTTCTAGCGCCAGCCCTCTATCATGCCCTTTTAAATGCCGGCGTGCCGTCGGACGATGCTCGCTCTCTCCTCTCGATACCGCCCGTGGTGGCCTTCTTTGCCGCCTTTCTGGGCTATAATCCTATAGGCACCTTAGTGTCTCTGGCCCACGTCCAGATAGGCGGGACGGTGTACGCAACAATCACAGAGCCCCGCTTCTTCGCAGACGCTATAGCTCCCGCCTTGCTCTCGGGGTTTCACAACGCCTACCACTTGGCGGCCATATTTGCTTTCGCCGCAGCGGTTCTCTCAGCGCTGAGAGGTAGGGAGACATTATTGGAATGA